The Candidatus Eisenbacteria bacterium DNA segment CACGGTAAGCGTGTCGCCATAGAAGTAGTGATAGCGCTCCAGGGCCTCCACCAGGAGGTAGTTCACAGGAAACCACACCGGCCCGCGCCAGTTCGAGTTGCCACCGAAGAGCCCCGTGGTGGACTCGCCCGGGTCATAGGCCACCCGGTGCGCCCCGTCCGGGGTGTTGAATTCGTACGGATGATCGCGGTGGACGCGCGAGAGCGAGCGGATCCCGTGCGGGGAGAGAAACTCCCTCTCGTCGAGCATATAGCGCAATACGCGCTCCAGCCGCTCGCGGGACGGGACGGCCAGCAGGCGGCGCACCCGGCCGTTGCCGCCGGCCGAGTCCATGTACGCGACATGCCCCGCGAGGTCCCCCCGGTTCTCCAGGAACCAGCGCAGCCGCCTGCTGAAGCCGGGCAGCCGGTCCAGCACCTCCTGCTCCAGCACCTCGCAGGCGAACAGCGGGATCAGGCCCACCATGGAGCGAACGCGCAGCGGGATATGCCGCCCGTCCACGTGGAGCTGATCGTAGTAGAACCCATCCTGGTCATCCCACAGGCCGGTGCCGCCGAGGCAGTTCATCGCGTCCGAAATGGCCACGAAGTGCTCGAAGAACTTCGAGGCCACGTCTTCGTACGCGGCATCCCCGTCGGCCAGTTCCAGGGCCATCGCCAGCATGGTGGTGCAGTAGAAGGCCATCCACGCGGTGGCGTCGGCCTGCTCCAGGTGGCCCCCGGTGGGCAGCGGCCGGGATCGATCGAACACCCCGATGTTGTCCAGGCCCAGGAATCCCCCCGTGAAGAGGTTCCGGCCGTGGAGGTCCTTGCGGTTCACCCACCAGGTGAAGTTCAGCAGCAGCTTCTGGAACGTCCGCTCCAGGAACAGCCGGTCGCGCCCGCCGCGCGGGCCGGTCAGCTTGTACACCCGCCAGCAGGCCCAGGCGTGCACCGGGGGATTCACGTCCGAGAGTGCCCACTCGTAGGCGGGCAGCTGTCCATTGGGGTGCATGTACCACTCGCGCAGGAACAGCACCAGCTGTTCGCGCGCGAACACGGGGTCCAGTCGGGCGAAGGGGATCATGTGGAAGGCCAGGTCCCACGCCGCATACCACGGATACTCCCAGGTGTCGGGCATGGAGACGACGTCGCGGTTGTGCAGGTGGAACCACTCGTGGTTGCGCCCCTGCGAGCGCCCGGGCGGCGCCGCCGGCTGCGCCGGGTCTCCCTCCAGCCACTCGCGCACCACGTAGCCGTAGAACTGCTTCGACCACAGCAGCCCGGCTGCCGCCTGTCGCGCCACCGTCCGCTCGGCGTCGGTGAGCGCCGCCTCCAGCGTGGCGGCGTAGTACTCGTCGGCTTCGCGGATCCGCTCGAGGAACACGGCCTCGAACGCCGCGCCGAGCGCGGCCTCCGCATCCGGGGCCTCCGCGGCCGCGCCCGCGGCCGCCCCGCCCTCCCCGACGCACAGCCGCAGGCGCAATTCCACCGCACCGCCGGCCGGGATCTCGAGAGCATAATGCGCCGCCGCCTTGGTCCCCACCCCGGCCGGGTTTACCGCCTCCACGCGCCCGTTCACCAGGAACTCGTGAAACGCGTCCTTCACGAACGGCGAGGCCGAAGGCGCGCCGAACAGCCGGCCCATGTTCGTTTCGTTCTCGGTGAACAGCCACCGCGGCGCGGAGCCGTCGGGTCCCCGTCCGGCCAGCAGGTGGAAGCGGCCCAGGGTGGCGTGGTCCGCGATCACGCCGCGCTCGGGCGTGAGCCGAAGCGAGGGCTTCGGCGCATACTCCTCGCCGCCCCGTCCCCAGGCCCAGGTGTTGCGAAACCACAGGCCCGGAAGCAGGTGCAGCGCCGCCGCGTCGGGGCCGCGATTGGCGGCCGTGATGCGCACCAGGAGGTCGTCGGGGGCGGCCTTGGCGTACTCGACGAAGACGTCGAAGTAACGCCCGCCGTCGAACACGCCCGCGTCGGCCAGCTCGAACTCCGGATCCGCCGCGGTGCGCCGGAGGCTCTCCTGGACCAGCCTGGTGTACGGAAACGCCGCCTGCGGGTACTTGTACAGCGCCTTCATGTACGAATGGGTGGGGGTGGAGTCGAGGAAGAAGTAGCACTCCTTCAGGTCCTCGCCGTGGTTGCCCTCGGTGCCGCTGAGGCCGAAGGGGCGCTCCTTCAGGATGATATCGCGCCCGTTCCACAGGGCCAGGCCGAAGCAGAGGCGGCACTCGCGGTCGGTGACGCCGAGCAGGCCGTCCTCGCCCCAGCGATAGGCGCGACTGCGCGCGTGGTCGTGCGGGAAGTAGTCCCAGCTGGTCCCGGCCGCGGAGTAGTCCTCGCGCACCGTGCCCCACTGGCGGGCCGCGAGATAGGGCCCCCAGCGCTTCCAGTTTCTTTCGCGCCGGGCGTCCTCGGCAAGCCGGCGGACTTCTTCCTGCATCGTCTCCGTCCTCAGTTTGCGTCCTGCGGTCGCGGCCGGGGGGAGTATAGCCGAAGGGTCTGCGGGCGCGTAATGCGCCGCGGCGCCACGGGCATCCCCGCGGCGCCGCGCGATCCTTCCGACGGATCGGATCAGGGGTTGCACCGCGTGACCGACCGCACCGCCTTCGGTCCGTGGGTGGCCACCTTCATCACCTGGATCAGGAATTCCGTGCCGCCGGCCTGCGGCGCCATGCGGCGGGTGTCCGCGTGGAGGCTGCCCCCGCGCGCGTCCAGCTGCCCCTCCTGCGACTCGCCGACCGTCGCCTCGTAGGGCGCCCCGGCGGGCGAGGGTGGGTTGGTGGTGATGTCGAGGGGGGTGATCCTCAGCTTGCCGGAGTAGCCGGACTTGAAGCGGTAGGTGCCTCGCTCGTCCACCCAGGCCCGCTTGTGGAAGTCCACCGGACCCTCCACCAGCACGAAGCTCGCGCCGGAGGGGTTGCAGATGGGCTTGGGCACCACCTGGCTGTAGGTGAACGTGAGGTCTTCGGAGCGTTGGTCGGGCGTGACCGGGGCGGCCGCGCTCAGGTGCAGGATCGTGGCGCGGCCGTCCGTGGCGATGGGCACCGGACCGGGGGCGGGCTGCGGTGGGCCGCCGATCGCCGCGATCAGCTCCGGCGGCAGCTGGTTGTAGATCACGTCGGGGATGGCCCGGTAGCCGGGCGCCGGGTTGATCTGCCCGGTCTGTCCCACCGGGGCGGTGGGGTGCAGCAGGCCGGTGCGCATCAGGTCCACGGTGACCAGCTGTTCCGCCAGCTCCCAGCTGAGCACCTGGTGATCCGCGGTGCCCGGGATCATCACTTCGAAGTGGGCACTGCCGACGGCCCAGGTCCCGCGCGGGCCGCCAGCCGGCGCGAACAGGCTTCCGGTCCGGAACAGGCGCAGGTGCGCGCGCACCGGCGCGTAGTTGCCGAGCTGCAGCTGGATCACGCCGCCGGCCCAGCCCTCCAGCCCCGCGAAGGCCAGCATCGCGTCGCCGTTGGAGTCGGTCCAGCGGGCGTTGAACGGGTACACGTCGGGGAAGCCATACGCGGTGCGGTTGCCGTCCAGGGCCAGCAGCGCGGCCCGGATCTGGCGCGGATCGGCCTGGCCGGCGAAGACCAGGTTGACGGGGTCCTCGCCCGCGCCGTCGAAGGTGCGGTCGGCGAAAGGCCACAGCGTGAGCTGCTGACCCTGGAAGTCCACGGAGGTCAGGCCGGACGGGGAGCGGGGCACCGGGCAGCGCTCGCTGGCGACGCCCTTGGGGGGCTGGGCGGCGCCGTGGAGCGGGTCGTACGACACCTGGGGCCCGAACGCCGGGCCTTCGCCCTGCGGCGTGATGCATCCCGCAAGGGAGGCCAGGGCGGCCGTGAAGGCCGCGGCGGCGAGCACGCGCGCGGCGCGCCGGGAGACTGGGATCATCGGGAACTCCTTTCGCGATGGGCCGGATGGCTGGGCCCGGGGAGGCGGCGGGATCCTCGAGGCGGGGACCGCCGCGGCCCGGGCGGTGTTGGCGCGAGCCGGGGGGGCGCCGGCTTCCTTGCCATTCCAAGGGCCGTGCCAGAGACGGGATGGCTTGCGGGCGTGGCCTCCAACGCGATGGGCCGGTGCCGCTTGTGCGATGGCGGGTGCGGGCGCGACGGCGGGGAACCGCGCGCCGCGGCGCCGTTCGCGTATCGCCGGGGAGACGGAGGTGTATCCCGGGGGGCTCGTGACTCGGGCGCCCGGATCGTGCCGGAGCGGCCACGGGGGGCCTTTGGATTCGCGAGTGCAGCTATCTACTTACTGACGCGGGCGTTCCGCCTCCAGCCGCGCCCGCAGCACCTTCCGCGCAGTCCCATCCAGGGGTTGTTCGAAGATGCGCGCCGGTGTGAAGGTCTCGAGTCCCGGTGCCAGCCGCGCTCCGGTCGGCAGCTCCGCCTCCCAGACAAACGTGCGCATGCGCCGGTTGAGGATCGAGTGGCGCACCATGGGCAGCTCCCCGCTCACGCGCGCGCCGCGCCCCAGTCGCCCGAGCAGCGCCGTGCGCGATCCGGCCAGCGGCAGTCCTACCAGCCCGTCCAGCTGTCCGCCCTGCGGCCGTCGCTCCAGCACCAGCTTCGATCCCCGCCACGCCACCGCGGCGTGTTCGTCCACCGCGACGCCCTTCGCGCGGGGACGCGGCGCCGGCACGCGCTGCTGCAGGCCGTGGGCGCGCGCGCCGCACCAGCGGGCCACCGGACAATCCCCGCAGCGCGGCGCGAGGGGGGTGCATACCATCGCCCCCAGTTCCATCATCGCCTGGCTGTGCACGTGGCCGCTGCGTGCGGGCAGCAGCGCCTCCGCCATGGCCCAGAGCCGCGCCGGGGCGGGCGCGCCGCCGCCGGGTGCGGCGTGCAGGCGCTGCAGCACCCGCGCCACATTTCCGTCGAGGATGGGCGCGGGGCGGTCGAAGGCGATGGAGTAGATGGCGCCGGCCGTGCTGCGCCCCACGCCGGGCAGTGCCGCGATGGCCTCGAATTCCCCGGGGAAGCGGCCCGCGTGCTGGTCCCGCAGCAGCCGCGCGGCGCGGTGCAGCATGCGCGCGCGCCGGTAGTAGCCCAGCCCCGACCACGCGGCCAGCACCCGGGACTCCGGGGCGCGCGCCAGGGAAGCGATGTCGGGGAAGGCCTCCAGGAATGCAGGGTAGCGCTCCAGCACGGTGCTCACCCGCGTCTGCTGCAGCAGGACCTCGGAGACCCACACTGAGTAGGGATCGCGGGTCCCGCGCCACGGGAGCGGGCGATGATGCCGGCGATACCAGGAGTGGAGCGCGCGCCGGAACCCGGTGGCGGCCCGGGGGGAGACGCCCCGGGCGGGACTCACGGCGTGTACTTGAGAGCGGTGCGGACCAGCGCGTCGCCCTGCACCGGCTGCGCGCCGAATCCGTCGTAGGCGGGGATCCAGATGTTCGAGCCGGCGGGACCGGGCTCGAGCAGCAGCAGCACGCGCTGGCCGATCCAGTCCACGAAGTACCCCGGCAGCATCACTTTGATGGGCTGTCCGAGCTGGGCGCCGACCACGTAGCCCTGGGCCACGTCGGTGTCCTGGAACGGGCTGGCGTCGCGCGGGGTGTCGCAGCGGGCCAGCGAGTCCCGGTCCACCTGGAAGACGCGCGTCACACCCATGCGGAAGCAGCGTACGTCGGGGGGGAGGTTGCACAGCGGCATGTACCCCAGGAGCACCGCCTCGGCGACGAACGTGGCCCGGCGCTGCTCCAGGCCCATCAGCCGGCGCTGCTGGAGCAGCTCCAGCCAGCGGGCGACGTCGTCCACCTGGATGTGCGCGCCCACGTCCACACCCTCGTCCACCAGCGGCTTGGCGACATTCTTCGCCCAGCGCCGGCCGCCCCAGCGTGATTCCACCACGATGGTGTCGTTCTTCACTTCGAACACGCCGCCCGGAACGAGCTGCAGGAGGCGATTCCTGGGGTCCACCCGGAGCATGTAGATCCCGCGGGCCCCGGGGCGGATCCCGGTGTCCCGGGTGATGTAGGTGAACGGGTCCAGGATCGGGTTGTTCTCGTTCTTGGTGGCCAGCACATCCGGCCCGCCGATGAGCAAGGGGGCGGAGACCGCAGGGCCCATGAACTGACGTTCCACCTGGAGCGTGACGCGGGTGGCCAGCATGCGCTCGCCCACCGGGTCGGCCATCGAAAACGTGTCAATCTGGGCCACGGTGGCCAGCAGCGCCACGTCACTGAATCCGGCCAGGCGCTGCATGCGCTGCTCTTCGCTGTTGTAGATCTCCAGCGCCGGCGCGGGCGCGGCCGAGGCCAGCAGGGCGAGCGCCGCGAGCGTGCTTGACGCCAGGGCCCGGAGGCGTTGAACTGGCGGATACGGGTGTCCCGCGACACGGGGTCCCGGGGAACCGTCACCGAGGGAGGTACGAGTGAGCAGCGCGCGAGCCCGCAGGGTGGTCCTGGGCATCACCGACATCTTCTTCGTGGGCCGCGTCGAGGCCTGCGCGGCCGCCTCGGGCATTCCCGAGCCGGTGCTCGCGCAGGCGGGCGATTCGCTGTCCCGCCTGTGCGCGCTGCACCAGCCGTGCGTGCTGGTGCTGGACTTGCAGGATCCCGCCCTGGACCCGCTGGGGGAGACGACCCGGATCAAGTCCGGCCCGCTGAAGGATGTCGTGGAAATCATCGGGTTCCTGCCCCACGTTCGCATGGACCTGCGGGAAGCCGCCGTCAAGGCCGGGGTGGACAAAGTTTGGACGCGCTCGGCCTTCACCAGGTTGCTGCCCGAGGTCCTCGCCGGGGTCACTTCCGGAACAGACTCCTGAGCCAGTGACCCGTGGACGCCCGGTAGAGGTTGGCCAGGGCGTCGGTGAGCGGGATCTCCTTGGGGCACACCCGCACGCAGTTCTCCGCCTTGCCGCAGTCGCTGATTCCGCCCGGTCCCAGGATCTGGTCCAGCCGCTCGGCGCGGTTCATGGCCCCGGTGGGGTGGGTGTTGAACAGCTCCACCTGCGCCATCGGCGCCGGGCCGATGAAGTCGCTGCCCTCGTGGTACTGCGGGCAGGCCTCCATGCAGCAGCCGCAGGTCATGCAGCGCGCGTAGAGGTAGGCGTACTCCTGCTGCGCCGCGCTCAGGCGCGGCCCCGGCCCCAGGTCGTAGGTGCCGTCGATGGGGATCCAGGCCTTCACCCGCTTCAGCGCGGAGAACATCTTCGAGCGGTCCACCGCCAGGTCGCGGATCACCGGGAACTTGCTCAGCGGGCGCAGCTCGATGGGCTGCTTCAGGCTCTCCACCAGCGCGGAACAGGACTGCCGCGGCACGCCGTTGATGACCATGGTGCAGGCGCCGCACACCTCTTCGAGGCAGCTGCACTCCCACACCGGGGGTGTGGTGGGCAAGCCCGCCCTGGTGACCGGGTTGCGGCGGATCTCCATAAGCGCGGAGATCACGTTCATGCCCGGCACCAGCGGTACCCGGAACTCCTCCCAGCGGGGGGGCGATCCGGCGGAATCGCGGCGCTGAATGCGGAAGTCTACCGTGGCCGTGCTCACGTCCTGCGCTCCTTTCCCCGCTAATCGTACTTGCGCGCGACCGGCTGGACCATGCTGAGGTCCACCGGCTCGTACTCGAACTGCGGGCCCGACGCGCTCCAGGTCGCCAGCGTGGTCTTCGACCAGTTGACGTCGTCGCGCTTGTCGAACTCGGGCTTGTAGTGGGCGCCGCGGCTCTCGTCGCGCCGCAGCGCGCCCTGGGTCACCACGCGCCCGAGCTCCAGCATGTGCCACAGCTGGTTCACGAACGACAGCGACTGGTTGGCCCAGCCCGCGGCGTCCAGCACGTTCACCTTCCGGAACCGCTCCATGAGCTCCAGGATGTGGGCGTCGGTCTCGCGCAGCCTGTCGTTGTGGCGCACGATGGTCACGTTCTTGTTCATCCACTCGCCCAGCTCGCGGTGCAGGGAGTACGGGTTCTCGCCGCCCTGCATCCGGCCCAGCTCGGCGTAGCGCTTCGTCCACTTGGAAACCGCGCCCTCCCGGGCCGCCGCCGGGGTTTCCCTGTGCCCGGCCTTCGCGG contains these protein-coding regions:
- a CDS encoding glucosidase — encoded protein: MQEEVRRLAEDARRERNWKRWGPYLAARQWGTVREDYSAAGTSWDYFPHDHARSRAYRWGEDGLLGVTDRECRLCFGLALWNGRDIILKERPFGLSGTEGNHGEDLKECYFFLDSTPTHSYMKALYKYPQAAFPYTRLVQESLRRTAADPEFELADAGVFDGGRYFDVFVEYAKAAPDDLLVRITAANRGPDAAALHLLPGLWFRNTWAWGRGGEEYAPKPSLRLTPERGVIADHATLGRFHLLAGRGPDGSAPRWLFTENETNMGRLFGAPSASPFVKDAFHEFLVNGRVEAVNPAGVGTKAAAHYALEIPAGGAVELRLRLCVGEGGAAAGAAAEAPDAEAALGAAFEAVFLERIREADEYYAATLEAALTDAERTVARQAAAGLLWSKQFYGYVVREWLEGDPAQPAAPPGRSQGRNHEWFHLHNRDVVSMPDTWEYPWYAAWDLAFHMIPFARLDPVFAREQLVLFLREWYMHPNGQLPAYEWALSDVNPPVHAWACWRVYKLTGPRGGRDRLFLERTFQKLLLNFTWWVNRKDLHGRNLFTGGFLGLDNIGVFDRSRPLPTGGHLEQADATAWMAFYCTTMLAMALELADGDAAYEDVASKFFEHFVAISDAMNCLGGTGLWDDQDGFYYDQLHVDGRHIPLRVRSMVGLIPLFACEVLEQEVLDRLPGFSRRLRWFLENRGDLAGHVAYMDSAGGNGRVRRLLAVPSRERLERVLRYMLDEREFLSPHGIRSLSRVHRDHPYEFNTPDGAHRVAYDPGESTTGLFGGNSNWRGPVWFPVNYLLVEALERYHYFYGDTLTVECPTGSGRRMTLAGVAHEISSRLTSLFLPAAGGRRPCHGADPRFASDPHWRDLVWFYEYFHGDDGRGAGASHQTGWTALVLSLLEGQARRRGGAAKDTGQPTGPGGRKGRT
- a CDS encoding A/G-specific adenine glycosylase; this encodes MSPARGVSPRAATGFRRALHSWYRRHHRPLPWRGTRDPYSVWVSEVLLQQTRVSTVLERYPAFLEAFPDIASLARAPESRVLAAWSGLGYYRRARMLHRAARLLRDQHAGRFPGEFEAIAALPGVGRSTAGAIYSIAFDRPAPILDGNVARVLQRLHAAPGGGAPAPARLWAMAEALLPARSGHVHSQAMMELGAMVCTPLAPRCGDCPVARWCGARAHGLQQRVPAPRPRAKGVAVDEHAAVAWRGSKLVLERRPQGGQLDGLVGLPLAGSRTALLGRLGRGARVSGELPMVRHSILNRRMRTFVWEAELPTGARLAPGLETFTPARIFEQPLDGTARKVLRARLEAERPRQ
- the sdhB gene encoding succinate dehydrogenase iron-sulfur subunit, whose translation is MSTATVDFRIQRRDSAGSPPRWEEFRVPLVPGMNVISALMEIRRNPVTRAGLPTTPPVWECSCLEEVCGACTMVINGVPRQSCSALVESLKQPIELRPLSKFPVIRDLAVDRSKMFSALKRVKAWIPIDGTYDLGPGPRLSAAQQEYAYLYARCMTCGCCMEACPQYHEGSDFIGPAPMAQVELFNTHPTGAMNRAERLDQILGPGGISDCGKAENCVRVCPKEIPLTDALANLYRASTGHWLRSLFRK